A part of Sebastes fasciatus isolate fSebFas1 chromosome 10, fSebFas1.pri, whole genome shotgun sequence genomic DNA contains:
- the LOC141775470 gene encoding protocadherin beta-11-like translates to MAHQQPLCKWRLHFGPQLVMFLLLLCFCNVVAGQIRYSIPEEMKKGSLIGNVAQDLGLDLKRLRSGRARIVTGESIQYTELKTDKGTLVVNERIDREQLCGDVTPCSFSFEIILENPMELHHITIEVLDVNDHSPVFKKSDIMLDISESANLGARFVLDSAEDPDVGVNGLQDYVLTSNDNFVLKQHVNPDGSKYAEMVLQKQLDREEAPHLSLKLIAVDGGNPQRSGTVNINIIVLDANDNAPVFNQSVYKATVIENAAKGTNIVTVNATDADSGSNGYITYSISNMKSNIADLLSIDQVSGVLSVSGPIDFEKDKKYELRIDAKDQGGLTDSSKVIIEVTDVNDNAPIISVMSFTSPVSEDSPPGTTIGIINVKDLDSGDNGQVNCRIEQNAPFNIKSSLRNYYTLVTDTVLDRESVSEYNITVVATDAGMPPLSTKRTFHLKVSDVNDNAPVFSQSVYNAFTAENNSPGVSVLTVRAKDPDENQNARISYILEDSDIDGSPVSHCVSVNAESGVIHAVRSFDYEQIKQLVFIIKAQDGGSPPLSSNVTVKLMIQDQNDNPPQVLYPVQTGGSLVAELVPRSADVGYLVTKVVAVDVDSGQNAWLSYKLQKATDRALFEVGLQNGEIRTIRQVTDKDAVKQRLAVIVEDNGQPSRSATVIVNVAVADSFPEVLSEFTDFTHDKEYNDNLTFYLVLALAVVSFLFITCLVVIISVKIYRWRQSRVLYHSSLPVIPYYPPRYSDTLGTGTLQHVYNYEVCRTTDSRKSDCKFGGAGSQNVLIMDPSSTGTMQRIQSEKSILDEPDSPLEVSSVLSPDSKIQSLMLCAPKSHIFFPADCLLYMFTRFPAVLNLN, encoded by the coding sequence ATGGCGCATCAGCAGCCACTCTGCAAATGGCGTTTGCATTTCGGACCTCAGCTGGTAATGTTTCTTTTGTTGCTCTGCTTCTGTAATGTCGTCGCTGGGCAGATCCGCTACTCGATAccagaggagatgaagaagggCTCTCTTATCGGTAACGTAGCACAGGACCTTGGTTTGGATCTGAAGAGGCTCCGTTCTGGTCGGGCCCGTATCGTGACCGGAGAAAGCATCCAGTACACCGAGCTGAAGACAGACAAAGGGACGCTGGTAGTGAATGAGAGAATAGACCGAGAGCAGCTTTGTGGAGACGTAACACCGTGTAGCTTCAGCTTCGAAATCATTTTAGAAAATCCCATGGAGCTACACCACATCACAATTGAAGTGTTAGATGTGAATGATCATTCTCCGGTATTCAAGAAATCAGATATTATGTTAGACATAAGCGAGTCAGCTAACCTTGGGGCACGATTTGTGCTGGACAGTGCGGAGGATCCTGATGTTGGTGTCAATGGCCTGCAAGATTATGTTTTAACTTCAAACGACAATTTCGTTTTAAAGCAGCATGTAAATCCAGACGGGAGTAAATATGCTGAGATGGTGCTTCAGAAGCAGTTAGACAGAGAGGAGGCCCCCCATCTTTCTTTAAAGCTCATAGCAGTAGATGGTGGAAATCCGCAGAGATCCGGTAcagtaaatataaacataatagTTTTAGATGCAAACGACAATGCTCCCGTTTTCAACCAGTCAGTGTATAAAGCTACGGTGATAGAAAACGCAGCAAAGGGCACTAATATCGTTACTGTTAATGCTACAGACGCAGATAGTGGATCGAATGGTTACATCACATATTCAATTTCAAACATGAAGAGCAATATAGCTGATTTGTTGTCCATAGATCAAGTCTCTGGTGTGTTGTCTGTTTCGGGCCCAATAGATTTTGAAAAGGATAAAAAGTATGAGCTGAGAATCGATGCAAAAGATCAGGGAGGTTTAACGGATTCAAGTAAAGTGATAATTGAAGTAACTGACGTAAATGACAACGCCCCTATCATCAGCGTCATGTCATTCACTAGTCCTGTATCAGAAGACTCCCCTCCTGGTACAACTATTGGcattataaatgtaaaagaCCTCGATTCAGGTGATAACGGACAGGTGAACTGTAGAATAGAACAAAATGCACCTTTCAATATTAAATCCAGTTTAAGAAATTACTATACTTTGGTAACAGATACTGTATTAGATCGTGAAAGTGTTTCAGAGTATAACATCACTGTTGTTGCGACAGATGCAGGAATGCCTCCTCTCTCGACAAAAAGAACCTTTCATTTAAAGGTCTCTGATGTGAACGATAATGCTCCAGTGTTTTCACAAAGTGTTTACAATGCGTttactgcagaaaataactCTCCAGGTGTTTCTGTTCTCACTGTTAGGGCTAAAGATCCTGATGAAAACCAAAACGCTCGTATATCTTATATTCTGGAGGATTCTGATATTGACGGATCTCCAGTCTCTCATTGTGTGTCAGTTAATGCAGAAAGCGGAGTGATACATGCAGTGCGCTCATTTGACTATGAGCAAATTAAACAGTTGGTTTTCATCATCAAAGCGCAGGATGGAGGTTCCCCTCCACTCAGTAGCAACGTGACTGTGAAATTAATGATTCAGGATCAGAACGACAACCCCCCTCAGGTCCTGTACCCAGTCCAGACTGGTGGCTCTCTGGTGGCTGAATTGGTGCCTCGATCAGCAGATGTGGGCTATCTGGTCACTAAAGTGGTGGCTGTTGATGTGGACTCTGGACAGAATGCCTGGCTCTCCTATAAACTGCAGAAAGCCACAGACAGGGCGCTGTTTGAAGTGGGCTTACAGAATGGAGAAATAAGAACTATCCGCCAAGTCACTGATAAAGATGCTGTGAAACAAAGACTGGCTGTTATAGTGGAGGACAACGGGCAGCCCTCTCGTTCAGCTACAGTCATTGTTAACGTGGCGGTGGCGGACAGCTTCCCTGAAGTGCTGTCTGAGTTCACTGACTTTACACACGACAAGGAGTACAATGACAACCTGACTTTTTACTTAGTGTTGGCTCTGGCTGtagtctccttcctcttcatcacgtGTTTAGTGGTTATTATATCAGTGAAGATCTACAGGTGGAGACAGTCTCGCGTCCTGTATCACTCCAGTCTCCCTGTGATTCCATATTATCCACCACGTTACTCAGACACTTTGGGGACAGGGACTCTCCAACACGTGTACAACTACGAGGTGTGCAGGACGACTGACTCCAGAAAGAGTGACTGTAAGTTCGGAGGAGCCGGTAGTCAGAACGTGCTGATAATGGACCCCAGTTCTACAGGGACGATGCAGCGGATACAGAGTGAGAAGAGCATCCTGGATGAACCAGACTCTCCTCTAGAGGTCAGTTCAGTTTTATCACCTGACTCAAAGATACAATCCCTGATGCTGTGTGCCCCCAAATCCCACATTTTCTTCCCTGCTGATtgtttactgtatatgtttactCGATTTCCAGCTGTTTTGAATTTAAATTGA
- the LOC141775465 gene encoding protocadherin gamma-A7-like, whose translation MACGLPPYSRCVKWRFGCGQDWKLLLFLFYLIHMVSGHIRYSIPEEMKKGSLIGNVAQDLGLDLKRLRSGRARIVTGENIQYTELKTDKGTLVVNERIDREQLCGDVTPCSFSFEVILENPMELHPVKLMIQDQNDNPPQVLYPVQTGGSLVAEMVPRSADVGYLVTKVVAVDVDSGQNAWLSYKLQKATDRALFEVGLQNGEIRTIRQVTDKDVVKQRLTVIVEDNGQPSRSATVIVNVAVADSFPEVLSEFTDFTHDKEYNDNLTFYLVLALAVVSFLFITCLVVIISVKIYRWRQSRVLYHSSLPVIPYYPPRYSDTLGTGTLQHVYNYEVCRTTDSRKSDCKFGGAGSQNVLIMDPSSTGTMQRIQSEKSILDEPDSPLEVSSFSSPDSKI comes from the exons ATGGCGTGTGGACTACCACCCTACTCCCGGTGCGTAAAATGGCGCTTTGGCTGCGGACAGGATTGGAAGCTTCTGTTGTTCCTTTTTTATCTCATCCATATGGTCAGCGGACATATCCGGTATTCAATCccggaggagatgaagaagggCTCTCTAATCGGTAATGTAGCACAGGACCTTGGTTTGGATCTGAAGAGGCTCCGTTCTGGTCGGGCCCGTATCGTGACCGGAGAAAACATCCAGTACACCGAGCTGAAGACAGACAAAGGGACGCTGGTAGTGAATGAGAGAATAGACCGAGAGCAGCTTTGTGGAGACGTAACACCGTGTAGCTTCAGCTTTGAGGTGATTTTAGAAAACCCGATGGAGTTGCATC CTGTGAAATTAATGATCCAGGACCAGAACGACAACCCTCCTCAGGTTCTGTATCCAGTCCAGACTGGTGGCTCTCTGGTGGCTGAAATGGTGCCTCGTTCAGCAGATGTGGGCTATCTGGTCACTAAAGTGGTGGCTGTTGATGTGGACTCTGGACAGAATGCTTGGCTCTCCTACAAACTGCAGAAAGCCACAGACAGGGCGCTGTTTGAAGTGGGCTTACAGAATGGAGAAATAAGAACTATCCGCCAAGTCACTGATAAAGATGTTGTGAAACAAAGACTGACTGTTATAGTGGAGGACAACGGGCAGCCCTCTCGTTCAGCTACAGTCATTGTTAACGTGGCGGTGGCGGACAGCTTCCCTGAAGTGCTGTCTGAGTTCACTGACTTTACACACGACAAGGAGTACAATGACAACCTGACTTTTTACTTAGTGTTGGCTCTGGCTGtagtctccttcctcttcatcacgtGTTTAGTAGTTATTATATCAGTGAAGATCTACAGGTGGAGACAGTCTCGCGTCCTGTATCACTCCAGTCTCCCTGTGATTCCATATTATCCACCACGTTACTCAGACACTTTGGGGACAGGGACTCTCCAACACGTGTACAACTACGAGGTGTGCAGGACGACTGACTCCAGAAAGAGTGACTGTAAGTTCGGAGGAGCCGGTAGTCAGAACGTGCTGATAATGGACCCAAGTTCTACAGGGACGATGCAGCGGATACAGAGTGAGAAGAGCATCCTGGATGAACCAGACTCTCCTCTAGAGGTCAGTTCATTTTCATCACCTGACTCAAAGATATGA
- the LOC141775466 gene encoding protocadherin gamma-A7-like has translation MACGLPPYSRCVKWRFGCGQDWKLLLFLFYLNHMVSGHIRYSIPEEMKKGSLIGNVAQDLGLDLKRLRSGRARIVTGENIQYTELKTDKGTLVVNERIDREQLCGDVTPCSFSFEVILENPMELHQITLIVQDQNDNPPQVLYPVQTTGSLVAEMVPRSADVGYLVTKVVAVDVDSGQNAWLSYKLQKATDRALFEVGLQNGEIRTIRQVTDKDAVKQRLTVIVEDNGQPSRSATVIVNVAVADSFPEVLSEFTDFTHDKEYNDNLTFYLVLALAVVSFLFITCLVVIISVKIYRWRQSRVLYHSSLPVIPYYPPRYSDTLGTGTLQHVYNYEVCRTTDSRKSDCKFGGAGSQNVLIMDPSSTGTMQRIQSEKSILDEPDSPLEVS, from the exons ATGGCGTGTGGACTACCACCCTACTCCCGGTGCGTAAAATGGCGCTTTGGCTGCGGACAGGATTGGAAGCTTCTGTTGTTCCTTTTTTATCTCAACCATATGGTCAGCGGACATATCCGGTATTCAATCccggaggagatgaagaagggCTCTCTAATCGGGAACGTAGCACAGGACCTCGGTTTGGATCTGAAGAGGCTCCGTTCTGGTCGGGCCCGTATCGTGACCGGAGAAAACATCCAGTACACCGAGCTGAAGACAGACAAAGGGACGCTGGTAGTGAATGAGAGAATAGACCGAGAGCAGCTTTGTGGAGACGTAACACCGTGTAGCTTCAGCTTTGAGGTGATTTTAGAAAACCCGATGGAGTTGCATCAAATTACA TTAATAGTCCAGGACCAGAACGACAACCCTCCTCAGGTTCTGTACCCAGTCCAGACTACTGGCTCTCTGGTGGCTGAAATGGTGCCTCGTTCAGCAGATGTGGGATATCTGGTCACTAAAGTGGTGGCTGTTGATGTGGACTCTGGACAGAATGCCTGGCTCTCCTATAAACTGCAGAAAGCCACAGACAGGGCGCTGTTTGAAGTGGGCTTACAGAATGGAGAAATAAGAACTATCCGCCAAGTCACTGATAAAGATGCTGTGAAACAAAGACTGACTGTTATAGTGGAGGACAACGGGCAGCCCTCTCGTTCAGCTACAGTCATTGTTAACGTGGCGGTGGCGGACAGCTTCCCTGAAGTGCTGTCTGAGTTCACTGACTTTACACACGACAAGGAGTACAATGACAACCTGACTTTTTACTTAGTGTTGGCTCTGGCTGtagtctccttcctcttcatcacgtGTTTAGTGGTTATTATATCAGTGAAGATCTACAGGTGGAGACAGTCTCGCGTCCTGTATCACTCCAGTCTCCCTGTGATTCCATATTATCCACCACGTTACTCAGACACTTTGGGGACAGGGACTCTCCAACACGTGTACAACTACGAGGTGTGCAGGACGACTGACTCCAGAAAGAGTGACTGTAAGTTCGGAGGAGCCGGTAGTCAGAACGTGCTGATAATGGACCCCAGTTCTACAGGAACGATGCAGCGGATACAGAGTGAGAAGAGCATCCTGGATGAACCAGACTCTCCTCTGGAGGTCAGTTAA
- the LOC141775464 gene encoding protocadherin gamma-A7-like, translating to MATRGSRSVRWRLPLFRCQVGLLILLSYVGDRVAGQIRYSIPEEMKKGSLIGNVAQDLGLDLKRLRSGRARIVTGENIQYTELKTDKGTLVVNERIDREQLCGDVTPCSFSFEIILENPIELHPVKLMIQDQNDNPPQVLYPVLTGGSLVAEMVPRSADVGYLVTKVVAVDVDSGQNAWLSYKLQKATDRALFEVGLQNGEIRTIRQVTDKDAVKQRLTVIVEDNGQPSRSATVIVNVAVADSFPEVLSEFTDFTHDKEYNDNLTFYLVLALAVVSFLFITCLVVIISVKIYRWRQSRVLYHSSLPVIPYYPPRYSDTLGTGTLQHVYNYEVCRTTDSRKSDCKFGGVGSQNVLIMDPNSTGTMQRIQSEKSILDEPDSPLEVRCNTQSNRFLKHCFSDLK from the exons ATGGCGACCCGAGGCTCTAGAAGTGTAAGATGGCGACTCCCTTTATTTCGATGTCAAGTGGGATTACTCATTTTGCTCAGTTATGTGGGTGATAGAGTGGCTGGACAGATTCGCTATTCTATAccagaggagatgaagaaaggGTCCCTGATTGGTAACGTTGCACAAGACCTCGGTCTGGATCTGAAGAGGCTCCGTTCTGGCCGGGCTCGTATCGTGACCGGAGAAAACATCCAGTACACCGAGCTGAAGACAGACAAAGGGACGCTGGTAGTGAATGAGAGAATAGACCGAGAGCAGCTTTGCGGAGACGTCACACCGTGCAGTTTCAGCTTCGAAATTATTTTGGAAAATCCAATTGAGTTGCATC CTGTGAAATTAATGATCCAGGATCAGAACGACAACCCTCCTCAGGTTCTGTACCCAGTCCTGACTGGTGGCTCTCTGGTGGCTGAAATGGTGCCTCGTTCAGCAGATGTGGGCTATCTGGTCACTAAAGTGGTGGCTGTTGATGTGGACTCTGGACAGAATGCCTGGCTCTCCTATAAACTGCAGAAAGCCACAGACAGGGCGCTGTTTGAAGTGGGCTTACAGAATGGAGAAATAAGAACTATCCGCCAAGTCACTGATAAAGATGCTGTGAAACAGAGACTGACTGTTATAGTGGAGGACAACGGGCAGCCCTCTCGTTCAGCTACAGTCATTGTTAACGTGGCGGTGGCGGACAGCTTCCCTGAAGTGCTGTCTGAGTTCACTGACTTTACGCACGACAAGGAGTACAATGACAACCTGACTTTTTACTTAGTGTTGGCTCTGGCTGtagtctccttcctcttcatcacgtGTTTAGTGGTTATTATATCAGTGAAGATCTACAGGTGGAGACAGTCTCGCGTCCTGTATCACTCCAGTCTCCCTGTGATTCCATATTATCCACCACGTTACTCAGACACTTTGGGGACAGGGACTCTCCAACACGTGTACAACTACGAGGTGTGCAGGACGACTGACTCCAGAAAGAGTGACTGTAAGTTCGGAGGAGTCGGTAGTCAGAACGTGCTGATAATGGACCCCAATTCTACAGGGACGATGCAGCGGATACAGAGTGAGAAGAGCATCCTGGATGAACCAGACTCTCCTCTCGAGGTGAGGTGCAATACGCAAAGTAATCGCTTCTTAAAACATTGTTTCTCTGATCTGAAATGA
- the LOC141775467 gene encoding uncharacterized protein LOC141775467: MATRGSRSVRWRLSFLLRCQVGFLILLSYMGDGVAGQIRYSIPEEMKKGSLIGNVAQDLGLDVKRLRSGRARIVTGENIQYTELKTDKGTLVVNERIDREELCGDVTPCSFSFEIILENPIELHRVTVEILDINDNAPFFANKDIQFELSESATIGAKFPVESAVDPDVGLNALQNYILSPNNYFILKQHSNPDGSKYAELVLQKPLDREEHPSLPLKVIAVDGGDPQRSGTVNINISVLDANDNAPVFNQSVYRSTVVENAPKGTYITTVNASDADIGINGEIIFSFSKIKGSTVDIFSIDENTGVISVAGLIDFEKERKYEFRLEARDRGGLTGTSKVIIDVSDVNDNVPLINIMSFSNTISEDAPPGTTIAVINVKDADSEKNGQIQCAIDQTLPFKIQSSLTNYYNLVADQHFDRETISEYDITIIATDSGSPPLSSSVTLQLRISDVNDNVPLFDKNSYSAYVTENNSPGMSITAVSARDSDWNQNARISYFLEDTRISGNPVSNYVSINSETGALHALRSFDYEQMKELQLVVKAQDGGSPPLSSNVTVKLIVQDQNDNPPQVLYPVQTGGSLVAEMVPRSADVGYLVTKVVAVDVDSGQNAWLSYKLQKATDRALFEVGLQNGEIRTIRQVTDKDAVKQRLTVIVEDNGQPSRSATVIVNVAVADSFPEVLSEFTDFTHDKEYNDNLTFYLVLALAVVSFLFITCLVVIISVKIYRWRQSRVLYHSSLPVIPYYPPRYSDTLGTGTLQHVYNYEVCRTTDSRKTDMKYMQPMSQSLVSVDGADTDAPQVDKQLSGNCSQMSTLLSSVAGQARYSVPEEQAEGSFVGNIARDLGLDVARLVSGKARIITKGSRQYVDLNRDKGTLVIKEQIDREELCGRTTPCSFSFEVILENPIQLYRVTVEVIDINDNSPSFPKDEINMKIAESVASGTRFSLESADDPDVGINDIQKYLLKPSDNFKLEVQSQPDGGEFVEMILQNPLDREKEETHTLVLIASDGGEPHRSGTVRIHITVLDANDNAPVCSQPVYKADVKENSPEGTVVTTVSANDADKGVNGEVTFSIAHVAREAKQLFKIDVKTGEIKVAGKLDFEKSKTYQLNVKASDHGGYSDTCKVVIQIIDENDNVPTIQLMSFSNSISEDSPPGTTIAVINVDDEDSDGNGVVKCSINSDIPFKIESSLTGYYTIVTDNLLDRESIPEYNITITVSDQGSPPLTSSKNINVKVSDVNDSPPKFDQAEYSKTVPENNSPGFSVFTLSASDADWGQNARVSYFLEEKEINGAAVSSLVSVNSENGVIHAVRSFDYEQIKWLEFNVTARDAGSPPLSSVATVRLIVQDQNDNPPQVLYPVQTGGSLVAELVPRSADVGYLVTKVVAVDVDSGQNAWLSYKLQKATDRALFEVGLQNGEIRTIRQVTDKDAVKQRLTVIVEDNGQPSRSATVIVNVAVADSFPEVLSEFTDFTHDKEYNDNLTFYLVLALAVVSFLFITCLVVIISVKIYRWRQSRVLYHSSLPVIPYYPPRYSDTLGTGTLQHVYNYEVCRTTDSRKSDCKFGGAGSQNVLIMDPSSTGTMQRIQSEKSILDEPDSPLEVG, encoded by the exons ATGGCGACCCGAGGCTCCAGAAGTGTAAGATGGCGACTGTCTTTTCTGTTACGATGTCAAGTGGGATTTCTCATTTTGCTCAGTTATATGGGTGATGGAGTGGCTGGACAGATTCGCTATTCTATAccagaggagatgaagaaaggCTCTCTGATAGGTAACGTAGCACAGGACCTCGGTCTGGATGTGAAGAGGCTCCGTTCTGGCCGTGCGCGTATTGTTACCGGAGAAAACATCCAGTACACCGAGCTGAAGACAGACAAAGGGACGCTGGTAGTGAATGAGAGAATAGACCGAGAGGAGCTTTGCGGAGACGTCACACCGTGCAGTTTCAGCTTCGAAATCATTTTAGAAAACCCAATCGAGCTTCATCGTGTCACTGTCGAAATTTTAGATATAAATGATAATGCTCCTTTCTTTGCAAACAAAGACATCCAGTTTGAATTGAGCGAATCTGCTACAATTGGAGCTAAATTTCCTGTTGAAAGCGCAGTTGATCCTGACGTTGGACTAAACGCTTTGCAAAATTACATTCTCTCTCCGAATAATTATTTCATCCTGAAACAACATTCAAATCCAGACGGCAGTAAATACGCTGAGTTGGTGCTCCAGAAGCCATTAGACAGAGAGGAACACCCCAGTCTCCCTCTAAAGGTAATAGCTGTCGACGGTGGAGACCCACAGAGATCTGGCACggtgaatataaatatatctgtTTTGGACGCAAACGATAATGCCCCTGTATTCAACCAGTCAGTTTACAGGTCCACCGTCGTGGAAAATGCACCAAAAGGGACTTATATTACAACAGTGAACGCTAGTGATGCAGACATTGGCATTAACGGGGAAATAATATTCAGTTTTTCGAAAATAAAAGGCAGTACGGTCGATATTTTTAGTATCGATGAAAACACAGGTGTCATCTCAGTGGCTGGATTAATAGActttgaaaaagaaagaaagtatgaGTTTAGGTTAGAGGCAAGGGATCGAGGAGGTTTGACTGGGACCAGTAAGGTTATAattgatgttagtgacgtcaaTGACAACGTTCCATTGATTAATATCATGTCATTTTCTAATACTATATCAGAAGATGCCCCTCCAGGCACAACAATAGCTGTTATCAATGTCAAAGACGCTGATTCAGAGAAAAATGGACAGATACAATGTGCTATAGACCAAACGCTGCCCTTTAAAATCCAGTCGTCATTAACCAACTACTATAATTTGGTGGCCGATCAGCATTTTGATAGAGAGACTATATCTGAATATGATATTACAATAATAGCCACCGACTCAGgatctcctcctctttctaGCTCTGTCACACTGCAACTTAGAATCTCTGACGTAAACGATAACGTTCCATTGTTCGATAAAAACTCCTATTCTGCTTACGTCACAGAGAATAATTCCCCTGGAATGTCCATCACCGCTGTTAGCGCGCGAGACTCTGACTGGAATCAGAACGCGAGAATCTCATATTTCCTCGAGGACACACGAATCAGCGGTAATCCAGTGTCCAACTATGTGTCCATTAACTCTGAAACTGGGGCTTTACATGCGCTGCGTTCGTTTGATTATGAACAAATGAAAGAACTTCAGCTAGTAGTCAAAGCGCAGGATGGAGGTTCCCCTCCACTCAGTAGCAACGTGACCGTGAAATTAATAGTCCAGGACCAGAACGACAACCCCCCTCAGGTCCTGTACCCAGTCCAGACTGGTGGCTCTCTGGTGGCTGAAATGGTGCCTCGTTCAGCAGATGTGGGCTATCTGGTCACTAAAGTGGTGGCTGTTGATGTGGACTCTGGACAGAATGCCTGGCTCTCCTATAAACTGCAGAAAGCCACAGACAGGGCGCTGTTTGAAGTGGGCTTACAGAATGGAGAAATAAGAACTATCCGCCAAGTCACTGATAAAGATGCTGTGAAACAAAGACTGACTGTTATAGTGGAGGACAACGGACAGCCCTCTCGTTCAGCTACAGTCATTGTTAACGTGGCGGTGGCGGACAGCTTCCCTGAAGTGCTGTCTGAGTTCACTGACTTTACACACGACAAGGAGTACAATGACAACCTGACTTTTTACTTAGTGTTGGCTCTGGCTGtagtctccttcctcttcatcacgtGTTTAGTGGTTATTATATCAGTGAAGATCTACAGGTGGAGACAGTCTCGCGTCCTGTATCACTCCAGTCTCCCTGTGATTCCATATTATCCACCACGTTACTCAGACACTTTGGGGACAGGAACTCTCCAACACGTGTACAACTACGAGGTGTGCAGGACGACTGACTCCAGAAAGACTGACATGAAATATATGCAACCGATGAGTCAAAGTTTAGTGAGTGTGGATGGAGCTGACACTGATGCCCCACAGGTGGACAAGCAACTGTCAGGCAACTGCTCTCAAATGTCAACTTTG CTAAGCTCAGTGGCTGGACAGGCTCGCTACTCCGTACCAGAGGAGCAAGCAGAGGGCTCTTTTGTTGGAAACATCGCTAGAGATTTAGGCTTGGATGTGGCGAGGCTCGTGTCAGGTAAAGCTCGTATTATTACAAAAGGAAGCCGACAGTACGTTGATTTAAACCGAGACAAAGGCACCCTTGTGATTAAAGAGCAAATCGACCGAGAAGAGCTGTGTGGAAGGACGACGCCCTGTAGCTTCAGTTTCGAGGTGATTTTAGAAAATCCAATCCAGCTTTATCGGGTCACAGTGGAGGTAATAGACATAAACGATAACAGTCCGTCGTTCCCGAAGGATGAAATCAATATGAAAATAGCTGAAAGTGTTGCATCGGGGACTCGCTTCTCACTAGAAAGTGCAGACGACCCCGATGTTGGTATTAATGATATTCAAAAATACCTCCTTAAACCTTCAGATAATTTCAAATTAGAAGTACAGAGCCAGCCTGATGGAGGGGAATTTGTCGAAATGATTTTACAAAACCCGTTAGACCGAGAGAAAGAGGAGACTCACACTCTCGTGCTGATTGCGTCAGATGGAGGAGAGCCACACAGATCAGGGACGGTGCGTATTCATATCACTGTGCTAGATGCTAACGATAATGCGCCAGTGTGCAGCCAGCCTGTTTATAAAGCAGATGTCAAGGAGAATTCTCCTGAAGGAACAGTGGTAACCACAGTGAGTGCAAATGACGCAGATAAAGGAGTTAATGGCGAGGTAACATTTTCCATAGCTCATGTCGCCAGAGAAGCAAAGCAGCTTTTTAAAATAGATGTTAAAACTGGAGAGATTAAAGTTGCAGGTAAACTGGATTTTGAAAAATCTAAAACTTATCAACTAAACGTAAAGGCTAGTGACCATGGAGGATATTCAGATACGTGTAAAGTTGTTATTCAAATAATTGATGAGAATGACAACGTCCCTACAattcagctgatgtcattttctAACTCTATATCTGAGGATTCCCCTCCAGGTACAACTATAGCTGTTATTAACGTTGATGACGAAGACTCTGATGGTAACGGTGTTGTCAAGTGCTCCATTAACTCTGACATACCTTTCAAAATCGAGTCTTCATTAACAGGATATTATACTATAGTAACCGACAACTTGTTAGACAGAGAAAGTATTCCTGAGTATAACATCACCATAACCGTCTCTGACCAAGGCTCCCCGCCTCTGACTAGCAGTAAAAACATCAATGTTAAAGTGTCTGACGTGAATGACAGCCCACCCAAATTTGACCAGGCAGAATACAGTAAGACTGTACCAGAGAACAACTCTCCTGGGTTTTCTGTGTTCACTCTCAGTGCTAGTGATGCAGACTGGGGCCAAAACGCTCGGGTCTCTTACTTCCTGGAGGAGAAAGAAATTAATGGAGCAGCTGTGTCTTCGTTAGTGTCAGTAAATTCAGAAAATGGTGTCATTCATGCAGTGAGGTCCTTTGATTATGAGCAAATCAAGTGGTTGGAATTTAACGTGACTGCTCGTGATGCTGGATCCCCTCCTCTGAGCTCAGTGGCTACAGTTAGATTAATAGTCCAGGACCAGAATGACAACCCCCCTCAGGTCCTGTACCCAGTCCAGACTGGTGGCTCTTTGGTGGCTGAATTGGTGCCTCGTTCAGCAGATGTGGGCTATCTGGTCACTAAAGTGGTGGCTGTTGATGTGGACTCTGGACAGAATGCCTGGCTCTCCTATAAACTGCAGAAAGCCACAGACAGGGCGCTGTTTGAAGTGGGCTTACAGAATGGAGAAATAAGAACTATCCGCCAAGTCACTGATAAAGATGCTGTGAAACAAAGACTGACTGTTATAGTGGAGGACAACGGGCAGCCCTCTCGTTCAGCTACAGTCATTGTTAACGTGGCGGTGGCGGACAGCTTCCCTGAAGTGCTGTCTGAGTTCACTGACTTTACACACGACAAGGAGTACAACGACAACCTGACTTTTTACTTAGTGTTGGCTCTGGCTGtagtctccttcctcttcatcacgtGTTTAGTGGTTATTATCTCAGTGAAGATCTACAGGTGGAGACAGTCTCGCGTCTTGTATCACTCCAGTCTACCTGTGATTCCATATTATCCACCACGTTACTCAGACACTTTGGGGACAGGGACTCTCCAACACGTGTACAACTACGAGGTGTGCAGGACGACTGACTCCAGAAAGAGTGACTGTAAGTTCGGAGGAGCCGGTAGTCAGAACGTGCTGATAATGGACCCCAGTTCTACAGGGACGATGCAACGGATACAGAGTGAGAAGAGCATCCTGGATGAACCAGACTCTCCTCTAGAGGTTGGTTAA